The following nucleotide sequence is from Zea mays cultivar B73 chromosome 1, Zm-B73-REFERENCE-NAM-5.0, whole genome shotgun sequence.
TTTTACAAAAGAGGagataaaatggcagaccttttcaaATTTCTTTGCTCTCATGAATGTCTTCATAAGTGTAGTGTATGTCACAACATCTGGGCTCATACCCTATAAGAAAAAGAACAGGTAATCATAGGAGTGCAAAGAAAGCAAAACTTCAAAACAAGATTTTTAAAAACAATTTTCATCTCGTTTCTAGATGTGGTGCATACACTATCCTTGATATGCTGAAATACAGCTAGTGCCTCCAAATGCCTTCCAGCAGTGCCAAAAGCATTGATTAACGAATTCAGCATAACAAGGCTTGGCTCAAATCCTTCTTCCTCCATCAACTGAAGTACATTTACAGTTTGCTCACACGGTCCCTGAAAGAGAAAGGGAACACCTTGACTCCTTGAGTAAGTAGTCAACATGATTCGCATGGATTGAAACATGTGCATAAGGACAGACAGATATCGACGTTCTACTGACAAACTAACCCTCTCTcccctaagtaaaaggcaaataCAGAAAAATAGTTGAAGGTTGTATGGCATTGACCTACTGCATTGGGGCAAGCTTATTAATTGTACTAAACAAAAACAATTGCAGCAAGTGAAGCCTATTCATGGCACCAAAAAAATTGGGGCAAGTTAGCACAACCTTTGTGCATTAATTTGCAAGAGAATGCACAGATTTACAGTACCATGGCTACTAAACACCCTTTAAATGTTTTTCCTTTTAAAAACATAAAGAGTGTGCACTTCTTCAACTATACAATGTGCACTGTGCAGTAAGAGTTTTTATTTGAATATCGATCTCCAATAGCCTTATAGGGGATAGTGACAGGAATTCATGCTGTATTTGAAGTTAGTGTGTAAAACCATTAACAAACCAGATATTGGCCCTAAATTCTCACATAACTAATGAATATTTTGCACCTAAAGTCCATCAATATACAAGGGAACTCATAAATATAGCTGGAGGAAACGTACGAGCAATTCATAaattgctacaaaaggatttacaGAAATAGTGTAAGCAACATATCTTGGTTTCTCCCGATAATCATGTACTTGAACATAAAACTAAAGGTAGAATGAGGTTGGCCAGGGAGGTTGCAACTAATGCTGAGGTACACGGGCTTGCTCTCCCTCAGTGCCATAGCAATGGCCATGTCGAGTGTGCACCATTTAGATACCGCCTGAATTCTCAAACAACCAAGCAGATGAAAACGGACAGTCAAACCCACccgaaatcacaagcaaaagtagGTCAACACATAAATATATTTAAAATAAACAGCAATATGAATTGTTTCATGTAAACCAACCAAACTAAGAAGCATATTCATCTAAACTACAACTGCATTGCTTGCATAGAAAGAGCCAGTCAATAGCCAATAGCACAAATAAGCATCTGCATTAACTCCGATTAATAATACATGTTTAACAAATGAGCCTGTTGCATGACCAAAATTTCAGTCTAGTTATCTAGGAACATAGAGTTCTTTAATACTTATTATTTGGCCCGTTTGTTGTCACTCCAAACTTATATGGCTTTAGTAGGCAAAAAAGATAAAGCATCGCAGTGTACATATTGCATATAGGCATAAGGCAAAACCAAACCCTAATCCTATGAAATACCCAATCATAAAAAACAAAAACATGTGACCATAATATAATCCATGTCAAATATGCAACACATCAACAGTTCTAACACCATATACAGATCTAAAACAAGCTATTTAGATATACTCTTGTAATGACATGATTCAGGCTCAAGTGCAATAAGCTGCAGAAAAATTAAAGCACCAATACCTGGATGACATTGGTGACTTGTTTCACTTCCCAGCCAACTATTGTGGAAATAAACACCAAGATAATGATGGGGATTTGGTTCAGGAGACCTTTGCATGCCTATGAAAATATTATTGATAATACAGAAATGTCAGGTGCCAAACAACTCACATGCCAACTCCAAATGGCAATATATAGAAATGATGCAATCTTACACTAAGCAAGCTTGTTGACTTCTCATCAGCAAAGAGAAAGAGGATAATATATTCAAAACCTGTAAGTTTGGTCAAAATAAATAGTTTAGAGGATGAAATGTAAACGCATATTTTGCTAGCTGAGTAAAAAATTGCTGGATGTGCTTTATTCAGTCCACAATACAATCTACATTCGGATTGGATGAATTCGAGCTGCACAAGATCATAATTTCTAAGGACAACACAAAGTATGAGCAATGACTTACCTCATAAGAAACACAGCAGAAGGCCATGAATGGCCTGTACCGATAATATAATTTCAGAAATCAATAATGAAATCGAGATCACAAACCAAACCTTCTGCTGTGTACCCAGACGAGCACTCCGACCTTGGCGTTTGGCCCTATCACGCCCGTTACCGAGCACCCCAAATCTCTCACCTCCTCGTCCGGTGCACTTGGACCTCGTCGACGATGCTCATGTCTGTGTCTGCTGGTCGTTCGGCTCGAGCAGGCCGGCACCGCACAGGGGGAGGGGGTGCAGTGACGGGGCTGCCTCAGTGGACATCGCAGGGAGGAGGCATGAGTGCATCACGGCTGGGTGGGGGTGGCGCACCTCCTCGTCCGACGCACTTTGACCTCGGCGACGATGCTCCCGTCTGCATCTTCTGGTCGTTCGGCTCGAGCAGGTCGGcaccgcgcgggggggggggggggggctgctgTGGTGGGACAGGGTGcgtgcgcggcggcggcggcgctgtcTCGGCGGACATCGCGGTTGGGTGGGGGTGAGTTTTGCGGCGACTGGCGCATCACAAGTGGACGGCGGCGGGGGTAGGCGGGGTCGGGGGTGTGGACGCCTTCGTTAGCTGTGGACTGCCGTGATGTGGGGAAGATTGAGGCTGCACTCTCCAGCGACGATGGAAGATCTCCAAATTTGGGAAAGGTTACCAGATGTCGACGCACATTGTGGGGAAAGGAGAGGAGCCGGGTAGGGTTTTGGGGGATGCGGGCAGATCGGACGCCATGGTGGGTCGAGGGCGCGTACTTGGACTGTACTGTCGAGGAACCGAGGCGGGATCTGGCCGCCATGGTGATTGCGGGGACACGGTGAAGCCATCGCGGTGATTGCGGTGGAGACACCGAAGGTGCGGTGGGGAAGGGCGAGGATTCGGGGCGAGGACTTTGGAACGAAAACTGCGGCGAGGATTCGGGGCGAGGATGGCTCCATCAGCGTTGAAGCCAAGGGCGCTGATGGCTCCACTGCGCCGCGTGTGGGGACGGGTGTGGAGGCGGGGGCTCGGGCGCAGTCGGTGGCGCCGCGCAATAGTGGCGGACTGGCGAGGCGGGGGCATGGTGATGCCGGGTGGACGCCCTCGTTGGATACATATGGTGTAGTAGAGATTAATATAAAAATAGTCAAATTTTATTCTAATCTATCCCAGCACATCTAAACAAGTTCTCACGGTCTGATGCTTCCACTTAAATTGATTGAATTTTCTTTTTAAAAATACTAAAAAGATTTGTGTATCAATAAAACTTGCTGACTTTATTTGTTTCATTCATACCAATAGTAAAAAAGGAATATAAGAGAATGCATAGTAGCTAAGAGTCTACATGATATAATTTTGAACTCCTAGATCATAATTATAGTTATCAGACAATATATATAGAGTCTAAATATACTCTTCACAAAAAGTTCATCTCTTATACTTTTCCCAGTTAACCTCGAAAGAACATTCAAGAGACACATATTAAATGGAGTTGTGCTTATGCATACCCTAAAGACCCCCTAAGGCTATCTACAACATCTTATTCATTCACATCTTCTATTTCAAACTCTGCTCTATAAAAGTGCAGTATATATTGCAAAATAATGCTTTGTATGGGCATATGCACAGTCTGCTGGCCATAGTCTAGAGACCCCTTAATAGCATGCACAATCACATTTAGTATAGGGTCTCTTAAGGGGTCTTTAGAGGGAGGTACAAGAGATGTGCTCTTCACGAAGAGTCCATCTCTACACGACTCCATACATATTATcgcataagtacatttatgatctaggactcagagttgtacatgtcctaaTGCCCTCGTTCCATCGAAGTTGGTGCTACAGTAAACACTTACAGCATGTGGTCTTAAATAAGACTAAAGCCCCTTTGGTAGGATTATTTTAAAGGCTCCTCCAATAGCTCCAAAAAATCCACCAAATGGAGAGTTCCTTTATTGGCTTCTCCGTAAAAATGGAAAAGAGCTACCGTCCTCCCCTCTTGTGAAAATAGGAGCTAGTTTCCAACCATATAGGGGGCTCCTTCAGGGTAGGGATATCAATGGATGGGTGTGGTACGGATGGAACAAACACCCATATATGTCGATATCCGGTACATCAAGCCACACCTCGCACCTATAATGCCTACTTGGTGTGTTTTACGCCCATGTCTACACCCGCTAGGTGTTGGGCACCCACTCGTGATCGACAATTGCAAATAATTAAATAAAGGCACCACAAATATCAAAGGAAAATACATATAAGTATTTAGTAGCACACCATATTTAAAAGCTGAACAAGGGGATGGTTGGAGAAGAGGTGAAATAGGGGAAGATATATAAAATGAATAGAAAGTACAAATAAGGGGATATGAGAGGGAAAATGGTTGGAATCAACCTTATGGCACGACGACCTCTCTCTCCGTATTTGTTCCTAATTTGTGTTGAAGGTTCCTTTGTACTTTTTTGTGATATTACATTGAGTATTAATCATTTGTTATTTGCTGATGACTCAATGTTTCTCCTTAAAGTTCAGTGTTGGGGAGAAGGTCTCTAGCCAAATGTCTATACTAATAAAATCAATGTTTAGATATTTTTTCAGAATAAGGAACTCAATCAAAGCTAAGAACCCTCACGTATAAAAGGAACTTCAGACATCAAAGTAATCTTGAAGCTTATAGGGAACCGAATGAAGGGGAAGAGGAGCTTCAACGCCTTTGGAACTGTCTCTGGAGAAGGTGGAGAAGGGAGGTGAAGAAGGTTTCCAGGAAGAACAAAAGTCACACACAACACTATAAAATGGCATAATTGTACCTCATGTGTTTCCTCTCTCGTATGATGCTTCTCCCACATATGTTCGTCCTCCCACAAACACGATAGTGCCTCCAAGCATCCACAATGATGCAACCTCTAATCGGTCCATGTACTCTGGTGCATCACAATTCCAGCAAGGACTAAGATTGTGAATGAAAGACTTGTAAGTACACAAATGCTTTTTATCACTTAGACCCAATTTTTAAGTCAAGCAAAGTTTTTTTAGTTCATAAATTTATAAGCGCATGTGTGGCTACTACACTCTATTGACCTCGTTGAGATCAACTCCAAAAAAGGAATCGACCTCTTCGGACCAAATAGCATCTTCGTACAACTCAACCATCAAACCTCCTCACTATTAGGAGCAAATGATCATGTCTCGATGTGGAAGACGATTATAGCTTCACATCACCGGATAGTGTCGGATTGACACGCCTTATTGACCACGGGCACAAGCGCAACGCAAAGGTAACCCTGCAATGAGTAGCAACATGTCCCTTGCCAtggagaagagaatgatgaataaGCTCTACAAGGCCAACAAGAATATAAGTCAATAAAAAATATACGAGCACTTCACTAAGTTCCACCGCTGATATGGATGATGATATAAAAAAGACCCAGAGGTTTATCGTAAAAATCATCAAGAAATGAAAAGTAGCTAATAAAGAAAATGCAAAAGGAATAAAGAAAAAATGAGTAAAGAATGACGATGATGTTTTTTACGAACTATGCGAGTAAAGAACATGCTTGTTGATTTTTTTGTCAAATAAAACGTGTTCCACCCGGAGTATGTAAAATAAAAGCTGATGTAGACTAACGTTATAAGCTATATACTAGAATACTACTAGCATATAAGCACGTGTTAACGTGATAAATCCGGAGAGGGGCCGACAGCGGCAGCGGTGCAAGTGAGGGGAGGGAGAGGGCTAGTGGGGGCATCGAGGTCATGGGAGGGAGAAGGGATGagagatgatccaaataatattgtctATTGAATTTAAGTAAATGAGAGTATATTATCCAGCGATCTGAaccgttgattttgatgatgtgttAAATCTGGATGCAATTTATTTGGTGAATTTAGTGAAGGTTATGAGTGTGCGGGTGATTTGGTTGGGTGGATTTTATGAAGTTTAAACTAATGAATTATATAGTGATATAGTTAGTACTAAATAAAACCTGATGGTGATATAGTTTGATAGGGTATCAGACAGTTTAAAGGAGGCTCGGCGGTAAGGTCCTGCTTGGTTCCCATTAGTCCCAGAGCTAAAGTTTAGTCTTTATCTATTCGGTTTCAAGGACTAAATAGGTTTAGAACATATTAAATATACTATAGAAAGAGTGAAATACTCATTGTATGTTTAAGATGTCACAAAGAACAATAAATGAAGAACAAGGAGATGAATGAATTTGCTTTAGTCCTTTTTAGCGGACTAAATAATAAGACCTTGTTTGGTTCACAGGACTAATTTTTAGCCCCGTTTAGTTCCCTTTTTACTAAATTGAAGGACTAAAATAGAGACTAATTGACTTTAGTCTTTAATCCCTTAAAAGGTAGCTAAAAGGGACCAAATCAAATTtattcctctctctctctgcgtgACATCTTAAGCGTACAAGAGGTATTTAAGTCTTTCTATAGAACAACTAATGTGTTCTGAACCTGTTTAGTTTTTAGAACCAAACAGATAGAGGCTAAAATTTAGTcataggactaaactttagttctagAGCTAATCGAACCAAATAGGATCTAAAGCCAATAAGTCTCTACTTCGATCCTTCTGTTTGGTAAAGAAAGGAACTAAGCAAGACTAAGAGGATCGTTTGGTTCACCGAAATGTAAGCAAACGATTTACATGAGATAATGGATACCGATACTTTTGTTTGGTTGAGCTCTTTCCATTAGTACTAAATACTATTATCCAATCCAATTATAACTGGTAACCATTACCACCAATAAGATATCTCATTGTCATCCCTTAACTATGTCTAAACCAAACACCATCTAAAAGCcaaggactaaagattagtccctcgGGCCTTAGTCACACAAAATCTCTCACCACCAGACGAGCTATTGCACTTGGAATGTTTTATGACTGGCACAAGGAAAATAATCATCGACTTTTCAGGGCATAACAGAGAAGGCATGTAATCAAGGTGAAATAGTCATTTTTTGTACAAATTTATGAGACAACCTTCTCTTCCCCTGGTTTCCTGGAGGAAGTCAACCAGAAATGAGGAATCCTCCTCGCTACGCTTCTTAAGGTAGCCATGGCACACGCATGCATGGTGTATATATGGTACACACTCTTCTTGGCATCTTGGTCTCCCACCTCCAGATAGGCAGATACAGCAGAGGTCGGCAAAGCCATGCCAGAACCTTACATACGTAAAGGTAAAGTACCAGTTACATTCCCCATTGCTCAAATGAGAGAACAAACCTTTAGGGAAGGCCTGAAGGTCCGCAAACGAGAGCCATATAATGTTTCAGAACTGACTTTGATCATGGCTACACCTCTTCCTGCTGCGGATCCAGTGCTGGGAGCGGTGGCGATTGGGGCATCTGTTGCTGATCTTCAGATTTGTTGTTCACTTTGATCTCGAGGAGACGCTCAACAGGCTGCCTGCAGATGGGGCACCGAGTGGTTTGGTACCTCAGGACCTTGGCGCACTCACTGCACATGCACTGTAGTGAAGATGTAAGCAAAATGTCAGGGTTTAGCACATATGCTAATGCAACGCTAAATCAGTTCTGAGAAAATGGAAGTTGCTTAAGACATCAGTATGGTACTGCCTGCCTTTCTGGACCAATATTCTGAATATGTCATACTGCATATCATACATTTGGGAATATGGGGAGCATATATTATCAAAAGAACTGTGTTTAATTTAGAACATAGTCAAATAATGAAAACTTATACCAAGTTACTTCAAAAATTGAGCATTAGTTTCTACAAAAAAAAATGCAATCCTTGAATAGATTGCCAGCATACTTACCATATGCCTACATGGGAGGACAGTAGTATCCCTTGGTTCTGAGAGGCAAATAACACATTCTTTCCCTGGATCATTTGCATCAGCATCACCTTCCACGGAGTTCCCTATGCCATATATTTCTTGCAGTTCATACCTAGTTCCATTGACCCAAAGGATCTGGCAAACAACTCTTACATGATAATCCCCATTTTCTTTCTTTTCAAACACGGCCTGGGTGATCTGTGAGTTAGGAGTTTTCATCTTTTGGTCATCCCCTTCTGGTGGGTGATCAACAAGCAATGTTGTTTCAGCTTTAACTGCAAGTGGATATACATCCATGTCCCCCTGCTTTAATAAATCTGATTCTTCAAACACTGAAAAGTCAATTCCTGTTCCTGAAGGTTgcctgaatttttgaccaagacccTCTTTGAAGCTAACAGTAACGGGCTTCATTAGGTCTTCTTTCACTGCTGTTAGATTGCAGTTGAGCTCTTCCTTTGCAAACAAGTAAACAGTCATGCTGTTCAAGGAAGCAAACGAAAAAAATTGGTCACTATACATAACAGCAAGAATAGAACTTCTTTTGTTAGTAATAATAGTCAAGATGCAGGGTTTGTCTCATGCAGTCATGCTATAAAAAGGGGCGTACCCAGTGccgtaggcttcccgcactgtgcggggtctggggaagggtatctttaagcgccaagccttacccgcataatatgcagaggctgggGCTCGAACCCGGGACCTTCCGGTTACAGACGGTAGGCTCTACCGCTGCAGTCATGCTATAAAGATAGGTGAATATCCTATTTCATACATAGCTGTGCAGCTTTTAGCACAAAGCACTACAACTAAAAACTATGTAAAAGTATTATTATATTTGAACATAGGGTAACGTAGTTAAGTAAGGAGTTGTGATCATATATTATTATGAAAGCTACAATTCTAGAAACAATGCAATCAATACAGATGAAGAGATTCTCCTGCCATTAAAAATTAGGACACCATTAAACTGTAATCTTTAGAATAAATTAAAACATATAAGTGGCAACAACAATAAATACCAACTTCGAACAAACAACCGACATGTTGCGAAAATAGTAGCACTCAAAATGTTGCAAAATGGTTATGAAACATAAGAATTAATGCTAAAGCAAGTCTTATAGCTTTGACACTATAGTAACTAGTAATGCTGCCCTACAACACCTGAGGTTGTTGAAAAGGTCAGGTATTTAGTACATGCCTGgtaatgaagaaaatatttaaatGCAGGGCCAATCAAGTTAAGAATCAATGAAAATGAAATGATACACGAGAAGAAAAGTGATATATATTAGCGCATACACAATCTATAATGCTAATTGCTTATTGCTGACAATTCATTTGATAGCAGGGCATCTAGTGTAAACTCGACGGTTGACATCAAAATTTCAAAAAAAATTACCGAGAAAAGATCTCCAATCAAGTTCCATGGCAGACTCATCATACAGGTATAGAGCATAGAACTTATGCAGACGGTCATATCTAGAGCTAGAATACTGCAAAGTCCTTTGCACAGGCTAACACTAATCTACTAACAAGGATAGATAGATACTTGGATTGGGAAAAGAGGAGAAGCTACAGGTCTCTCTAGTTTAATGCCAAACAAaatttgttggattatataatctggacaacttataatcccaaacaaacaccacCTAAGGCAATACTATGATAGTTTAATGCGTAATGGAGAACTTATTGTTGGGTTGTATGCCTCCATAAAGAACAAGTCTCTAAGAGGGAAAGGGTACTCCCTTTATATAGTTCTCTCTAGTTTCTTTTGTTCATTACAACAAACAGAATTTTCAGTCAACAAATAAACAAAGGTCAACGAAAACTAAAACAGGTCTCCAACCTCAAGGACTGAAAGCATTACCAACACAAGAGACAGATTCCTCAAACCATCAACATCATTATATCAATATACAAAGCAAAGCAATATGCATCTATACACAAAACAAAACAATATAGATTGCAGCAATTCCATACATGTCCTAGTaaagtactccctccattccaaatttTAAGACGTTTTGGCTTTTCAACATACATTGATGTTATTGTGTATCTAAACATAGTGTACATCAAAGCGCGTAGCAAAAACCATGTATCTAGAAAAGTCAAAACGTCAAATACTTTGGAACAAATGGAATAGATACCAGGGAAGGAGATTCACATGCAAACATGAAATACAAATTAGAATACAACATGTTTGATGTTAAGTGGACTGAATGAGTGAATAATCACCTGCCAGCGACCGTGGCGTCAAAGGTGAAGGCAACGAGGAAGTGGCCAGGGCACTCTTCATCAGGCTCGATCCTAAGCGTCTCCTTCTTAAGGTTGACGTCGTTGCGGATAGTGACGGCCTTCTGGTGCTCAACGTAGGGAGTGGGCATAGGCAGATGTTGTCCGTAGGAGGGATACCGCCCAGCCCAGCCAGGGTAGTGGTGGGGGTGggtgaggggcgggggcgggaacTCGCCGGGGGCGGCGGTGGGTGGCCTGTGGTGGTGGTCGTACGGCGCCGGAAGGGGCACCGGCacggatggtggtggtggtgggtagTAGTTCCCGTACTGCGGGTAGTACTGCGGCGGGTTGGGGTTAGGGTACTGGGGCGGGTACGGCGTGGCGGCCGCGAACACGTAGCGGTTGGCCGCAGTCTCCTGCGGCTGGTGAGGCGGCGGCGCCTGGT
It contains:
- the LOC103633736 gene encoding pentatricopeptide repeat-containing protein At5g42310, chloroplastic-like, producing the protein MEEEGFEPSLVMLNSLINAFGTAGRHLEALAVFQHIKDSGMSPDVVTYTTLMKTFMRAKKFEKVSEVYREMERAGCAPDRKAREMLHDATVVLEQRGCKYFISYELCFKGE
- the LOC103633744 gene encoding probable E3 ubiquitin-protein ligase LUL2 — encoded protein: MGNAGSNGGGAAAGHRRRSSGHGHHHQAPPPHQPQETAANRYVFAAATPYPPQYPNPNPPQYYPQYGNYYPPPPPSVPVPLPAPYDHHHRPPTAAPGEFPPPPLTHPHHYPGWAGRYPSYGQHLPMPTPYVEHQKAVTIRNDVNLKKETLRIEPDEECPGHFLVAFTFDATVAGSMTVYLFAKEELNCNLTAVKEDLMKPVTVSFKEGLGQKFRQPSGTGIDFSVFEESDLLKQGDMDVYPLAVKAETTLLVDHPPEGDDQKMKTPNSQITQAVFEKKENGDYHVRVVCQILWVNGTRYELQEIYGIGNSVEGDADANDPGKECVICLSEPRDTTVLPCRHMCMCSECAKVLRYQTTRCPICRQPVERLLEIKVNNKSEDQQQMPQSPPLPALDPQQEEV